The Lycium ferocissimum isolate CSIRO_LF1 chromosome 10, AGI_CSIRO_Lferr_CH_V1, whole genome shotgun sequence genome window below encodes:
- the LOC132035521 gene encoding uncharacterized protein LOC132035521: MGSLVGHVAPGFGFFLIGIWHLLNHTKLHALHPKSYTSLPWFPAPRIRYAELFVIMVGTLLSISMELFIGPSKHQPLDSDGTIPSYHLHNFEHANISLNFFVYAAFSIILDKIIPSTPAQHGLTLFLGAVAFFQELLLFHLHSTDHMGVEGQYHWLLQIVIFSSFATTLLGIPFPKSFLNSFVRCYSIMFQGIWMMVIGIMLWTPDFIAKGCFLNTEDGRKVVRCHDKEALVRAKSLVNIQFSWYLVGITVLTVSLYLVLVKFFRENVYLSLMSKFEDHEDWEDVEAQKRKLVSQGEPKRFLEMGKQEHN; encoded by the exons ATGGGCTCATTGGTAGGGCATGTAGCACCAGGGTTTGGGTTTTTTCTTATTGGTATTTGGCACTTGCTCAATCACACAAAATTACATGCTCTGCACCCAAAATCCTACACTTCCTTGCCATGGTTCCCAGCTCCAAGAATCAG GTATGCGGAGCTTTTTGTGATTATGGTTGGCACCTTATTGTCCATATCAATGGAGCTCTTCATTGGTCCATCAAAACACCAACCTCTAGACTCTGATGGAACCATTCCTTCATATCATCTCCATAACTTTGAACATGCAAATATCTCCCTTAATTTCTTTGTCTATGCAGCCTTTTCAATAATATTGGACAAAATCATCCCTTCAACCCCAGCTCAACATGGGCTTACATTATTTCTTGGAGCTGTTGCTTTTTTCCAAGAACTCCTCCTCTTCCATCTTCATTCCACTGACCATATGGGTGTCGAAGGACAATACCATTGGCTTCTCCAAATTGTCATTTTTTCGTCTTTTGCCACTACCCTTCTGGGAATTCCTTTCCCAAAGAGTTTCTTGAACAGTTTTGTTAGATGTTACAGCATTATGTTTCAAGGAATTTGGATGATGGTCATAGGTATCATGCTTTGGACACCGGATTTTATCGCCAAAGGTTGTTTTTTGAACACGGAAGACGGGCGTAAAGTGGTTAGATGCCATGACAAGGAAGCACTTGTTAGAGCAAAGTCATTAGTAAATATACAATTCAGTTGGTATTTAGTTGGAATCACTGTTCTTACCGTCTCTCTTTATTTGGTCCTCGTCAAGTTTTTCAGAGAAAATGTTTACTTGTCTTTAATGAGCAAATTTGAGGATCATGAGGATTGGGAGGATGTTGAAGCTCAGAAGAGAAAACTTGTCAGCCAAGGTGAACCAAAGAGGTTTCTTGAAATGGGAAAACAAGAGCATAATTAG